A window of Ruminococcus champanellensis 18P13 = JCM 17042 contains these coding sequences:
- the cas7c gene encoding type I-C CRISPR-associated protein Cas7/Csd2 has protein sequence MENKAIENRYEFVMLFDVESGNPNGDPDAGNMPRTDPETSLGIVTDVCLKRKIRNFVELYKEGEPGYNILIKADKALNTKFTAAYDALGLEKGQKGKKPEDVKKAQKYICDNYFDVRTFGAVMSTGDDPCGIVRGPVQLNFARSLDPVSVQDITITRQAVTTQKDFTERKQSEMGKKSLIPYGLYRAEGYVSAMLAQRVTGFSEEDLELLWTAIINMFEGDRSAARGKMSMRKLFVFKHASALGNAPAQTLFDKIQVQKKEGVNPPRAYTDYTVTVDRNMPDGVELIEKL, from the coding sequence ATGGAAAACAAGGCAATTGAGAACAGATATGAATTTGTGATGCTGTTTGATGTAGAGAGCGGAAATCCCAACGGGGACCCGGATGCTGGAAATATGCCCCGGACAGACCCGGAAACCTCCCTGGGCATTGTGACGGATGTGTGTCTCAAGCGAAAGATCCGCAATTTCGTGGAGCTTTATAAGGAAGGAGAGCCGGGCTACAATATCCTGATCAAAGCGGATAAAGCTCTGAATACTAAATTCACAGCGGCATACGATGCACTGGGATTGGAGAAGGGACAAAAGGGTAAAAAACCAGAGGACGTGAAAAAGGCACAGAAATATATCTGCGACAACTACTTTGATGTGCGCACCTTTGGCGCTGTTATGAGCACAGGTGATGATCCCTGTGGTATTGTAAGAGGTCCGGTGCAGCTCAACTTTGCCAGAAGCCTGGATCCGGTTTCTGTGCAGGATATCACCATCACCCGTCAGGCTGTTACAACGCAAAAGGATTTTACTGAACGTAAGCAGAGCGAAATGGGTAAAAAAAGTCTGATTCCCTACGGTCTGTACCGGGCGGAGGGCTATGTTTCCGCTATGCTGGCGCAGCGGGTAACCGGCTTTTCCGAGGAGGATCTGGAGCTGTTGTGGACGGCTATCATCAACATGTTTGAAGGGGACAGAAGCGCTGCCAGAGGAAAAATGAGCATGCGTAAGCTGTTTGTATTCAAGCACGCCTCTGCTCTGGGCAATGCCCCGGCACAGACATTGTTTGACAAGATCCAGGTGCAGAAAAAGGAAGGCGTTAATCCGCCCCGTGCGTATACGGATTACACAGTCACTGTGGATCGGAATATGCCGGATGGGGTGGAACTCATCGAAAAGCTGTGA
- the cas4 gene encoding CRISPR-associated protein Cas4, translating into MNDRTINIRNIQHFLYCPRRYALLELNSDWAENAFVVKADILHQHVHDGSHSFSDSKKIVRSNIAIYNDLPQYDLYGMTDCVEFVRSSQGVSIPGCSGKYAVRLVEYKPKAPKDGGFRETDAIQVFAQKVCADFVWHCSSEAYLYYADTKKRVRLPFDSEYAAYDSLLQRLLQDMRTLLEQKQIPPRKKGQKCSGCSLTDLCFPKEKPYCVRDLILSQKGVEQE; encoded by the coding sequence GTGAACGACCGGACGATCAACATCCGGAATATCCAGCATTTTCTCTACTGTCCCCGGCGGTACGCCCTGCTGGAGCTGAACAGTGACTGGGCAGAGAATGCATTTGTTGTAAAGGCGGACATCCTCCACCAGCATGTACACGATGGAAGTCACAGTTTTTCAGACAGCAAAAAGATCGTTCGCAGCAATATTGCGATCTACAACGATCTGCCTCAGTATGACCTGTATGGCATGACCGACTGTGTGGAATTTGTACGGAGCAGCCAGGGCGTTTCAATCCCGGGCTGTTCCGGCAAATATGCAGTGCGGCTTGTAGAATATAAGCCCAAAGCACCCAAGGATGGGGGATTTCGGGAAACGGATGCTATACAGGTATTTGCACAGAAGGTGTGTGCCGATTTTGTATGGCATTGCAGCAGTGAGGCGTATCTGTACTATGCAGATACCAAAAAGCGAGTCCGGCTGCCCTTTGACTCGGAGTATGCGGCTTACGATAGTCTGCTGCAAAGGCTGCTTCAGGATATGCGGACATTGCTGGAACAAAAGCAGATTCCGCCACGGAAAAAGGGACAGAAATGTTCCGGCTGCTCCCTGACGGATCTGTGTTTTCCAAAGGAAAAGCCTTATTGCGTCCGGGATCTGATTTTGTCCCAGAAGGGGGTGGAGCAGGAATGA
- the cas1c gene encoding type I-C CRISPR-associated endonuclease Cas1c produces the protein MKRLLNALYILDETTWLTLDGENIVCTCDGREKFRLPFSNIEEIYCFCYPGCSPALMGKCAEMGISLNFLSPSGTFLARVQGKTRGNIFLRKAQFQRFEHPDLLLAQNTVAAKLSNTRYLLRRSLRDNPTLDADGEVRGCISYLESGMERVYELRDTETIMGLEGNCAKAYFNIFDRLILQQKDIFYLTGRTKRPPLDPVNAVLSFLYTMMTSSYASALEGVGLDSCYGFYHALRSGRSSLACDLVEEARCIAERLTLTLINLRKLNGGDFERQESGAVFLSKDGKRKVLTAWQEKKRTTIQHPYLNEKIPLGLLPFVQSSLLAKYVRGEISEYPCYLLK, from the coding sequence ATGAAACGCCTGCTGAATGCGCTGTATATACTGGATGAAACCACATGGCTTACCCTGGATGGCGAGAATATTGTCTGCACCTGCGATGGTCGGGAGAAATTTCGATTGCCTTTTTCCAATATCGAGGAAATCTATTGCTTTTGTTATCCGGGCTGTTCACCGGCACTGATGGGGAAATGCGCAGAGATGGGAATCAGTCTGAATTTTCTTTCCCCCTCGGGCACATTCCTTGCCCGGGTACAGGGCAAAACGAGAGGAAATATTTTTCTGAGGAAAGCCCAGTTTCAGCGGTTTGAACATCCGGACTTGCTGCTGGCGCAGAATACAGTGGCAGCAAAGCTGTCCAACACCCGGTATCTGCTTCGACGTTCTCTGCGGGATAATCCGACTCTGGATGCAGATGGTGAAGTGCGCGGCTGTATTTCCTATCTGGAAAGTGGCATGGAGCGGGTATATGAGTTGCGGGATACAGAAACCATTATGGGCCTGGAAGGGAACTGTGCAAAGGCGTACTTTAACATTTTTGACCGGTTGATCCTACAGCAGAAAGACATATTTTATCTGACCGGACGCACAAAGCGTCCGCCGCTTGATCCTGTCAATGCAGTGTTGTCTTTTTTGTATACCATGATGACCAGCAGCTATGCTTCTGCACTGGAAGGTGTGGGACTGGACAGCTGCTATGGTTTTTACCATGCACTTCGATCCGGAAGAAGCAGTCTTGCATGCGATCTGGTGGAGGAAGCACGCTGCATTGCAGAGCGACTGACGCTGACTTTGATTAACCTTAGAAAATTAAACGGCGGAGATTTTGAACGGCAGGAAAGCGGTGCGGTATTTTTGAGCAAGGATGGAAAGCGAAAGGTGCTGACAGCGTGGCAGGAGAAAAAGCGTACCACGATACAGCATCCATATCTGAACGAGAAAATACCCTTGGGACTGCTTCCTTTTGTACAAAGCTCTTTGCTGGCCAAGTATGTGCGGGGGGAGATATCTGAGTATCCTTGCTATTTATTAAAGTAG
- the cas2 gene encoding CRISPR-associated endonuclease Cas2 yields the protein MMVLVSYDVSTVDQKGRARLRKVAKACQNYGQRVQNSVFEIDLDYGTFCRVKEKLMQLIDVQKDSLRFYYLGNNWHRRVEHFGAKDTYDPEGALIL from the coding sequence ATGATGGTTTTAGTCAGCTATGATGTATCCACGGTCGATCAAAAGGGAAGGGCTCGTCTGCGGAAGGTTGCAAAAGCATGCCAGAATTACGGACAACGGGTGCAGAATTCCGTGTTTGAAATTGATTTGGACTACGGAACCTTTTGCAGGGTAAAAGAAAAACTGATGCAGTTAATTGATGTGCAAAAGGACAGCCTTCGCTTTTATTATCTCGGAAACAATTGGCACAGACGAGTGGAGCATTTTGGCGCTAAGGATACCTATGATCCGGAAGGCGCATTGATTTTGTGA